GGGCGGCCGGCTGGACTGGGGCATCAAGTCCTCCTTCCAGAGCTACGTCACCGGGCCCGTCGCCCAGGGCGACTGGAGCCTGACCGGCGGGGCCGCCACGGTCGGCGGCAGCCGGTACCGCTTCCACTCCGCCACCGGTTCCTACGACCCGTCGAGCGGTGCCCTCCAGGCCGGCTTCTCGGGCGGGGTCCACTTCACCGGGCACCGGCAGGCCGACGGGAGCGACCAGCTCGACCTCACCCTCTCCCGCCCCACCGTCCGGATATCGGGCGGCGCGGGCACCCTCCACGCCGACGTGGTCAGCAAGGACCGGGAGAGCGGCCGGGTCACCCGCGCCGCCCAGGTACCGCTCGCCACCCTCGGCCTCGGTTCCGTCGACATGCGGGGCGCGACCACACCCGTCGTCCTCACCGATGTCCCGGCGACGCTGACCTCGCAGGGCGCCACCGCCTTCGCCGGCTACTACACGGCGGGCACCCCCCTGGACCCGGTCAGCCTGTCGGTGGACACCACCGGCCCGGTGGCTGAACCCGGCGCGCCGAAGTCCGCCACCCCGTCCGGGGCCGCCCCGTCGAAGTCCGCCCCGGCCACGGACGCGAAGAAGAAGCGGAAGGCCGTCCGCTTCGAGGACGCCGCCGTGGACTGGGGGGTGCGCCGCACCTTCCGTGAGTACGTCACCGGTCCCATCGGCCAGGGGGCGTGGGCGCTCACCGGCGGAGCCCGGGACGGCGGCGCGCTCTTCCGCTTCCCGCAGGGGGAGGGCACGTACGACGCGGAGAAGCGGGCTCTGGACGCCTCCTTCGCCGGCGGTGTCCAGTTCACCGGCAAGGGCGGTCTCGACCTGGCCATGACCCGCGTCACCGTCACCGTGGCCTCCGGCAAGGGCACCCTCCGCGCCGACGTCACCAACGAGGGCACCTCGCACCGGAACATCCCGCTGGTCACCTTCGAGGCAGAGGACTTCGCCCCCGAAGGCGGCCTCGCGGTCCTCACCGAGGCCCCCGCGACGCTGACCGCCGAGGGTGCCGAGGCATTCGGTTCCCTCTACACCGAGGGCACCGCGATGGACCCGGTCTCGCTGGCCGTCGCCGTGGACGAGAAGGCGGAACTGCCCGCACTGCCCGACCTGGGCAGCACCGCCGCACCCTCCGCCCCGGCCGCCGCGCGGCAGACGGCCGCCCCCGCCGCGCAGCCCGCCGGTTCCGGCACCGGCGCCGGTACGTACGCGGCCGTGGGCGGCGGAGCCGTCCTGCTGGCGGCCGTGGCCGCCGGACTGCTGACGGCCCGTCGGCGCAGGGCGGCGCAAAACCCCTGACCACCCCGGCGCCACCCCCGAACCGCTTCCCCCGTCCCCCCACGCCTTCCATCCACCCCCCGTAGGCCCAGGAGTCACCGCCATGGCAGCAAACCGC
This DNA window, taken from Streptomyces nitrosporeus, encodes the following:
- a CDS encoding HtaA domain-containing protein; this translates as MPSSGPVRALAAALFAVLLGTLLPTASAQAASRTVQGGRLDWGIKSSFQSYVTGPVAQGDWSLTGGAATVGGSRYRFHSATGSYDPSSGALQAGFSGGVHFTGHRQADGSDQLDLTLSRPTVRISGGAGTLHADVVSKDRESGRVTRAAQVPLATLGLGSVDMRGATTPVVLTDVPATLTSQGATAFAGYYTAGTPLDPVSLSVDTTGPVAEPGAPKSATPSGAAPSKSAPATDAKKKRKAVRFEDAAVDWGVRRTFREYVTGPIGQGAWALTGGARDGGALFRFPQGEGTYDAEKRALDASFAGGVQFTGKGGLDLAMTRVTVTVASGKGTLRADVTNEGTSHRNIPLVTFEAEDFAPEGGLAVLTEAPATLTAEGAEAFGSLYTEGTAMDPVSLAVAVDEKAELPALPDLGSTAAPSAPAAARQTAAPAAQPAGSGTGAGTYAAVGGGAVLLAAVAAGLLTARRRRAAQNP